GCTCCAAATAGAGGCTTTTGGATGGTCACCTTTCAAGCCTTTTGGACTGTTGGCACAATATTGGAGGCATCACTTGCATGGGTATGGCCAAATTTTCTTTGTACTTTAATTTCTTCTTACCTACTCTCCCTTGCAACTTAATTTGTGCCGTAAGCACATTCTTTTACTGTTATTGGAGAAAATGCTAGGACCTGTATGGATCTGCAATTCTAATACCATACACACTTGTGAACAAATGACATGGGATGTGAATCAGATTTGCACTCAGTGTGGCCATTTCTTAACCTTTTCTGCTAATTGTGTCAACAGCATCATTTAGGGTTAGTTATCAAATTTTGAATGCACTCCTTTTTTAGCAATGTCAATAAAGGTTAGTCTGAATTATTTCCTTAATCTTTTTGCATGTAATATGAATATACAATTTTGTATTTAGATTTATCAGAACTggaaagatgagttttctctacCACATGTAGCATCTGTGTTGTCTGGTGGTTATTTTCTAATGTTGAAGATCCTGCCATAGAGAAATTGGAAGTTATTTTGTTTTTAATGTTCAAGTTATTCATGGTTGTGCAACACCAAGAATGCTGTTTCAAGTTAGAAGTTGCACTTATAAACATCTACATGAATAACTGATGTTTTTTAATTTGCAGGCTATCATGCCGAAGTTTGGCTGGAGGTGGTTGCTAGCATTGTCTTCTTTACCATCATTTCTTTTGCTAGTATTTTATGTTGTCACACCTGAGTCACCAAGGTATCTCTGCATGAAAGGCCGAACAGTTGATGCAATGCATGTCTTGGAGAAGGTGGCCATACTGAACCATGTGTCGCTGCCTTCTGGCATGCTTATTTCTGATCACagaatcgaacttgatgaaatacCCAATCCTTCAGGCTTTGATCTTGATGAAAACCCCAATCCTTCTGAAGCCACTCATTTAGTTACAGTTAGGAAGAAAAGCGTCAATGAGGAGAATATGGATTCTAAAATAGGTGGCGTCAGTGCATTTTTTAGGCTTCTTTCaccaaaattaatcaaatcaacaCTTCTTCTTTGGGTGGTTTTCTTTGGGAATGCATTTTCATATTATGGCATTGTCTTGCTGACCTCTGAGTTAAGTAACGGGAATAGGATATGCACATCAAATGAGATGCAATCAGGCCACTCAAATGATGGCCTCTACAAAGATGTATTTATTGCTAGCTTTGCTGGTAGGATATGTTTCAgcatatactttttttttttttgttatgtacATTTGAAATATATCTGCTTGCTTATCAATCTGAGaggtttctttctttttcttttttctcagaGATTCCTGGACTTGTTTTATCAGCTGCAATTGTGGATAGGATTGGTCGCAAGCTTTCAATGTCTGCCATGCTTTTTATAAGTTGCATTTTCTTGTTCCCACTGGCATTTCATCAGACAGAAGCATTAACAACAGCCCTTCTATTTGGTGCTCGAATTTGCATCTCAGGGAGCTTCACAGTAGTGTACGTCTATGCTCCAGAGGTTAGTATCAGGAATTCAGATCTATCTTATTCCATTGTTTCCTATGACAAACATGTATTGCAAGAAACTTGCCATAATGTGGTTGTGATCCCACATAAATATGAACTGCAAGACTGGATCAATAAATACAGTGATTTTGCACATTCAGAGAACATGTTTGTTTTGGTAAGTCAGGCAATCTAGTTGCTTTATTTAACAAAAATGATAACAAAAATACGGCTTCCTTGGTGAGGCCTAACATGGACTTGGTAGAGTATCATTTAGGGCATTTTGTTTATCTTTTGATAATGTCACATATCTATCATATTATTCAGCACCATTGCTCAACACCATACCACATATTTTGCCATTTTGTGCAGGCTCCAAACGGACCTCAACATGTTAAGCGACACTCTTAAGTTTTTATAGCGGTGTAGACTAAAAATATTGCTTCGGGATCTTTGATTCTCATAGTTCATGATTCATGCAATAAACGCAGTTTTTTTGTGTTGATCTGGATGATATTTAACACTTGTGACTACATCCTTTTACGCTTACCAacaattaaatcaaaaaatttgtatGCTGCCTCTTTTATATGACACTGGTCcaccttttatttttatttgagagaAATTGGAAAAATTGAATGATTTATAAAGCACCTCAAaaaaacaataaataaataaataaataacaggttGCTCTGCTACGGCTGCCACTATTTGGGTATTCGGCATGATTTGGTTTTCATTATGTCACCACCAAGcaactctttatttttttttgtggtcGAGCATCATTAGCCGGCATATTGCAGCTCCTAGGAATTCATCATCCAACTCCAGTAATTTTCAATTTTTACATTTTTCTTCCACCTTGCTAATGGATCAGCAGAAGCATCTACTTCTCTATTGACATATGTACACTGCCAATAAAAATTAATTGCTCTGCTGTTGCATGATCATGGaagttaataaattttataaagcttCTTCTACCGGGTGTGTCTGTCGTATAGGTACTCTGATCACATGACATATGCATTATTCTAGATACAAGACTTTTTGCAGGATCTGAATTGgccctatgattttttttttctctttgtcagATATACCCGACCTCAGTCAGGACTACTGGCATAGGAACCGCAAGTTCAGTGGGAAGAATAGGTGGGGCTGTGTGTCCACTTGTGGCTGTCAGTATGGTACATGCCTGCCATCAGACTCTGGCAATTAGTTTATTTGAACTTGTAATATTCCTTTCGGGAATGGCCGCGTGTTTCTTCCCTTTTGAAACCAGTGGCCGCCGGCTGAGCGATTCTTTGTCAGTTTGAAATAAGCAAACTGCTTATAGCATCATTTCCTTATATCTGTATGAATGAACTTTATTATGTTTTCTCTTTCCTTGCAGTATATCAGTTTCAGGTGCCGTTTTTCCTAATGATTGTCTCATGGATGCTTGTAATTCATGAATGGCTGCAGCCTGGGTTGACACCACAAACCCAGAAAATCAACAGCCAAtgtgaaattctttgtgcaccgcaggccATGCAGAACCGCAATCACCATCCGAGGTGATTGGCTCACATTTGAggccaaaatttattttttttttttttctgtacgcCGTGCTTCAATCCTGTGTATGAGCagcgcacaaagaatttctccagcAGCCAATATAACTTTGGCTAACTGGTAAAGGAAAGACTAACATGAAACAGTGTCCTGTGTCCCTATTTGTGTTTATCCTCCGCTGTGTTCTTTTGTGAGGGCAGGGTTTTTGCAGTCGCAACCATTTGCCATTAGAACCAGATAGAGATTTTCTTATGCAAGTATGCTGCTTCACACAGCCAGCCAGTTGATTGTTAATGGTTAGAGCGAGCACAACTAGACTTTCTTTATGTTTGTATCAAAATCTGCCATACCGCCTCATACGTCCTGTATTGACGTATGATACCAGTAAAGTACCAATACATTGACGACCTTTGGTTCGATGTATGAATCAACTTGGTTCGTACTAGTTCAAGCTGGGTGCAACCACATCCATTACCGAACTGTACCACTTGATTTCGAGCAGTATCATGGCTAGAAATGGGGAACCAAGCTCATTATTGGGACCTTAATAGGATCCGAACTGTGTCCTATTCCAGCATTTTGTGATACCTTAAAACTTGTTTTTTTATACAGGTCCGTCAGCTTATGGCTCCTGTGATGGATAAGAAAATCAAACGTCCAACAGGCCCTACGTGAATTAATATGACTAGGTGCCAACGACCAAATCCAACACAACACCACTTCTTACTCCAGAGCAAAGCAATATTACTCTATGCCTCAGGGGTTCAGGCACGGCAATAAGATAATATATAAGAATATCATTCCTTCCTGACGATCCGCGTCAATTAAACAATGAAGCAATTATTGAGGTTCTGAGCTGCAATGTAGAAAGAAAGCAATATATGGCGCCAACTACAATGGCCTTCTTATCCAAGTTATCATAAAGCCTCAAGGACGGCGACAAGGCAAATATGATCTTAGATTAACTACTACCAATAAACAACACAACCTGCACAATGTAATAGATATTACTTTTTAAATTTACCCCATTACCCATTATTTTTTCAGCAACAATAATATTATTGAACAAAGTCCTCGCGCTAGTACCTTCGTCCATGGTTCTAGATCCTGGTAAATTTTGATATCTCCTAAACAAACAATAGATATTACAAAATCAGAAATAGGGtcaaattttcaaaaatcttcaGTTTAATAATAGAGATGCGGTAAATGAACTACTAAACCAACGAAACGTttctttcccttgcacgagcaagtAAAAATGTTAAGCTGAAAAAACCAGACTCTATACGCTTGGGTTTAGCAAAACCTTGCGCAGCCCACCTAAAAGTCCCAAACAAAAACAAGCAACgcaggaaaaagaaaagatactATCAACAAaaacacagaaaaaaaaaaaaaagaaagaaaagaaaaaaagaagcaagCATGCTGCCTTTAACAAGTATGGTATTCCTGAAACAGTTCTGCCACACGCATATAGTGGATCTTAATTGGTAATTCAGATAGAATACTCACTGAAGGAATGATCACAAGTACGTGCATATTATAGAACACCAATAATCAAGTGGACCACACATAGTTTCAAGTGCAAGCATACCACAGAACACCCTAATCAAGTTTTAGTTATTTTTTTGCTGCCAGGAACAGGTTTGCAGCTACTACAACATGAAATACATAATAACCAAAGATGCCACCAGAATTTTCCACATCGAAGCGCACTCTACAACAAGCCATGCCTTACctacaagagaaaaaaataacatGTGAGATATTCAGCCAGAACAATCATATTACAAATAAGACAGAAATCCTTGAATATAGTTTGACGGTGGCATCTTCTCAAAAACGGCTCATTCTTCAGATTCAGAATGCAAGAAAGATACACCAGCAAATAAAACTCCATGGCTctcagaaaatgtttctcataatTCATACAGTTGTTCTTTCCCATAATAAAAATATGTTGTAAAATAAGAAAGAGCTCCATCCACAATTTCAAGTGAATTATATGTAATGTTTTTTGCAGATCATACATTACTTCAATATTGCGACCAGATTGTCCAAGGTAAAAGAGAACCAACCAGAAAGCAACATTTCTTATGATAAGACAGCATCTACATGTGGATGTACTATTCTGAGTGCCCATGATAAAATTACACTTTTTTAACTGAATGAGGAGGACAACTGATTCCCATTTGTGGAGTTATGATTAAAAGGTCACAACCATTTGAGATGGTTGGAAATCAGGTCAGACTACATTAAATTTTCTAGGAAACAAATAATAATTCTcactatttatttatgattgaaaagGTGCAATCAGTTGAGAGGGTTGGAAATTCAGGTCAGACAACATTAGATTTTCTAGGAAGTGTAAGCAAATAATGCTTACCATTTCAGGAACAATAAGAGCCACATCAGTGCCTGTGTCGGCCTGCATCTTCAGTGGAATGATGGTTATACCTATCCTGCCTCCGATGCTGCCAGGAATCTTCATATCTTCTCCTCTTAGCATCATCATAGCTGCGCTCATCTTTACTGTACCTTCTGCTACCATACCTATCTTCATTTACATGATCTTCTAATGCCCGTTTATCACCAACTTTTTGCAATACAGAGTTGTCCTCCCTCTTCTGATCTTCTCGTCTTCCATGGTACGTCCTATGACCTCTGCTCtcactctctctccttctctccgctTCTACTAAACCAACACTTCTAGACTTTGATTCTTGTAGACCAGCAGGTCGGCTACCATGTTCAGTCTCTCTCCTTTTCCTTGCTTCCTGGCTTCCATGGTCATCAATGTCCTTCCTGTCTCGCCTTGATTCAAATTGGTCAGTTCTTTCAAACTTCTTTGGGCTACCCAAGTGTTCCCTCTTCACACAATCATTACCATTTTGATGGCTACTTCCAGCATTTTTGTTGATATCCCACCTGCCTGTTTTATTCCTATCCTGCTTCACTGGACTATTGCTATTATCGGAATTTGTGTCACTACTATAGTCAGAGCTCTGGCTTCCATCATCATCAGTCACTGAATCTTGCTTCACTTCAGATTTACTGTGTTTCACAACTTGATTGCCACTAGTTTCCTTACCACTATCAGTATAGGAGCTATCATCATCAGTATCATGCCTTCTTCTCCTGTTACCATCTTTTTTCCCTTCAGCAACCTTTCTTGGTCTAACATGACAAGATTCATGAGAAGCACCTCtgctcttatttttcttttcactgtCAGAGTCAAAATCATAATTCATATGCCTTCTGCTCAGTTTGCTATTCTCCATCcctttttttatgttatttt
The DNA window shown above is from Elaeis guineensis isolate ETL-2024a chromosome 8, EG11, whole genome shotgun sequence and carries:
- the LOC105050433 gene encoding organic cation/carnitine transporter 7 isoform X2, whose amino-acid sequence is MAGGRMGFLFTALVTTGAGFLSSFAPNYLSLIILRFMVGIGLGGGPVLCSWFLEFVPAPNRGFWMVTFQAFWTVGTILEASLAWAIMPKFGWRWLLALSSLPSFLLLVFYVVTPESPRYLCMKGRTVDAMHVLEKVAILNHVSLPSGMLISDHRIELDEIPNPSGFDLDENPNPSEATHLVTVRKKSVNEENMDSKIGGVSAFFRLLSPKLIKSTLLLWVVFFGNAFSYYGIVLLTSELSNGNRICTSNEMQSGHSNDGLYKDVFIASFAEIPGLVLSAAIVDRIGRKLSMSAMLFISCIFLFPLAFHQTEALTTALLFGARICISGSFTVVYVYAPEIYPTSVRTTGIGTASSVGRIGGAVCPLVAVSMVHACHQTLAISLFELVIFLSGMAACFFPFETSGRRLSDSLSV
- the LOC105050433 gene encoding organic cation/carnitine transporter 7 isoform X1; translation: MGDGTSTYTVDEALLSLGFGKFQVLVLAYAGMGWISEAMEMMLLSFVGPAVQSEWKLSSHQESLITSVVFGGMLLGAYSWGVVSDNYGRRMGFLFTALVTTGAGFLSSFAPNYLSLIILRFMVGIGLGGGPVLCSWFLEFVPAPNRGFWMVTFQAFWTVGTILEASLAWAIMPKFGWRWLLALSSLPSFLLLVFYVVTPESPRYLCMKGRTVDAMHVLEKVAILNHVSLPSGMLISDHRIELDEIPNPSGFDLDENPNPSEATHLVTVRKKSVNEENMDSKIGGVSAFFRLLSPKLIKSTLLLWVVFFGNAFSYYGIVLLTSELSNGNRICTSNEMQSGHSNDGLYKDVFIASFAEIPGLVLSAAIVDRIGRKLSMSAMLFISCIFLFPLAFHQTEALTTALLFGARICISGSFTVVYVYAPEIYPTSVRTTGIGTASSVGRIGGAVCPLVAVSMVHACHQTLAISLFELVIFLSGMAACFFPFETSGRRLSDSLSV